In one window of Gudongella oleilytica DNA:
- the grdA gene encoding glycine/sarcosine/betaine reductase complex selenoprotein A codes for MSIFNENSKVIIIGDRDGIPGPAMEECIKTTPAEVVFSATECFVUTAAGAMDLENQKRVKDMAEKYGAENIVVLIGGAEAESAGLAAETVTAGDPTFAGPLAGVPLGLKVYHAVEPEFKEAVDAGVYDDQIGMMEMVLDVDAIIAEVSAMRNQHTKY; via the coding sequence ATGTCAATCTTCAATGAAAATTCAAAGGTAATAATTATTGGCGACAGAGATGGTATACCAGGACCGGCTATGGAAGAATGCATAAAGACCACACCTGCAGAGGTAGTATTTTCAGCAACTGAGTGTTTTGTCTGAACGGCTGCAGGAGCGATGGATCTTGAGAATCAAAAGAGGGTAAAGGACATGGCTGAGAAATACGGCGCAGAGAACATAGTCGTGTTGATCGGTGGAGCAGAGGCTGAATCAGCAGGATTGGCTGCTGAGACGGTAACAGCTGGAGACCCTACATTCGCAGGTCCATTAGCAGGAGTTCCGTTGGGACTCAAAGTATACCACGCAGTAGAGCCTGAGTTTAAGGAAGCAGTAGATGCAGGAGTTTATGATGATCAAATAGGCATGATGGAAATGGTGCTTGACGTGGATGCGATCATTGCTGAAGTCAGTGCTATGAGAAATCAGCATACTAAATATTGA
- the grdB gene encoding glycine reductase complex selenoprotein B, whose translation MGKLRIVHYINQFFAGIGGEEKADHKPEVREGALGPGLAIQAGFGGEAEIVATVICGDSYFGENMDDAKAAVLEMVKGYSPDLFIAGPAFNAGRYGVACGAITEAVQAELGIPALTGMYIENPGADMYKKSVYIISTKNSAVGMKDAVAAMVPLAKKLVSKEEIGAPEVEGYLPRGVRKNYFAEKRGSERAVDMLLKKLKGEEFETEYPMPDFDRVPPNPAVKDLSKAKIALVTSGGIVPKGNPDHIESSSASKYGKYDIDGVYDLTVDTYATAHGGYDPVYANLDADRVLPVDVLRDLEKEGKIGELHRYFYTTVGNGTAVASSKKFAAEFSKELVADGVDAVILTSTUGTCTRCGATMVKEVERAGIPVVHICTVVPISLTVGANRIVPAIAIPHPLGNPALDPAEEKALRRKIVEKALNALTVEVTEQTVFEK comes from the coding sequence ATGGGGAAATTAAGAATTGTACATTATATTAACCAGTTCTTTGCCGGCATAGGCGGAGAGGAAAAAGCTGACCACAAACCAGAGGTCAGAGAAGGTGCACTTGGTCCTGGTCTTGCTATTCAGGCTGGTTTTGGAGGGGAAGCTGAAATCGTTGCTACTGTTATCTGCGGGGACAGCTATTTTGGTGAGAACATGGATGATGCCAAGGCTGCTGTGCTGGAGATGGTCAAGGGCTACTCGCCTGATCTGTTTATAGCAGGCCCTGCTTTCAATGCAGGAAGATACGGAGTTGCTTGTGGTGCGATAACAGAAGCCGTTCAAGCGGAACTGGGGATACCTGCTTTGACTGGCATGTATATCGAAAACCCGGGCGCTGATATGTATAAGAAGTCAGTTTATATAATATCCACCAAGAATAGTGCTGTAGGAATGAAGGATGCAGTTGCAGCTATGGTTCCGCTGGCAAAGAAGCTTGTCAGCAAGGAAGAGATAGGTGCTCCTGAGGTTGAAGGCTACCTTCCAAGAGGAGTCAGAAAGAACTATTTCGCAGAAAAAAGAGGATCAGAGAGAGCTGTAGATATGCTCCTTAAGAAATTGAAGGGTGAGGAGTTCGAGACAGAATATCCAATGCCAGACTTTGACAGAGTACCACCAAATCCTGCAGTAAAGGATCTTTCCAAAGCTAAGATCGCACTTGTAACCTCAGGCGGTATTGTGCCAAAGGGAAATCCGGATCACATAGAATCATCATCAGCTTCCAAGTACGGGAAATACGACATAGATGGAGTTTATGACCTGACTGTTGATACCTATGCAACTGCTCACGGCGGATACGACCCTGTATATGCAAATCTTGACGCTGACAGAGTTCTTCCTGTAGATGTATTGAGAGATCTTGAGAAGGAAGGCAAGATTGGTGAGCTTCATAGATACTTCTATACTACAGTAGGTAATGGTACTGCAGTAGCCAGCTCCAAGAAATTTGCTGCTGAATTCAGCAAAGAACTTGTCGCTGATGGAGTAGATGCAGTTATCCTGACCTCAACCTGAGGTACCTGTACTCGTTGCGGTGCAACGATGGTAAAAGAAGTAGAAAGAGCCGGGATACCAGTAGTCCACATCTGTACTGTAGTTCCAATATCGCTGACAGTAGGAGCAAACAGGATCGTTCCTGCGATCGCTATACCTCACCCGCTTGGAAATCCAGCATTGGATCCGGCGGAGGAGAAAGCTCTGAGAAGAAAAATCGTTGAAAAAGCTCTTAACGCATTGACGGTTGAAGTAACTGAACAAACAGTATTCGAAAAATAA
- a CDS encoding Na/Pi cotransporter family protein has translation MDLALPVLGGLGLFLYGMNLMGAGLEKAAGNKLKKMIEALTTNRFTGIIVGTIVTMIVQSSSATTVMVIGFVNAGLMTLPQAVGVIMGANIGTTITAQLIAFKLTDYAPLAVAIGVAMWIGARNKKAKNMSEILIGFGILFIGMDMMGDGLKPLANLPAFTNIMSSLNNPILGMLVGLGLTTIVQSSSASIGLLQALAGEGLISMHIAFPILFGENIGTTTTAMISSIGANKTAKRAAIIHFLFNLIGTIIFMTFLRYPIAWLVTYLSPDDVQRQIANAHTSFNIINGIIQYPFAMFLVRAAEKLVPGKDEADITESRYLDRRIIETPSIALGQAMREANRMGNLVLENLSACKVVMLEDKIDGVDAILAREKSINKIQREITDYLVQLSNAPLSDEQHADVNALLYVIGDIERVGDHIENITELAQYKYDNNLYFTPQAVEELSEMFDVCDNAFRTSIEAYRITDEAMARQVLVLEDEVDMLEKQNRSNHIDRLNKMLCSTGSGIVFLDAISNLERVSDHASNIAMYVLDKFKD, from the coding sequence ATGGATTTGGCACTTCCAGTATTGGGAGGATTGGGTTTGTTCCTTTATGGTATGAACCTTATGGGAGCTGGCTTGGAGAAGGCAGCTGGGAATAAGCTGAAGAAAATGATTGAAGCACTAACGACCAACAGATTCACTGGTATTATAGTCGGAACTATCGTTACTATGATTGTTCAGAGCAGCAGTGCAACAACAGTCATGGTTATAGGATTTGTAAACGCAGGATTGATGACATTGCCACAGGCTGTGGGAGTTATTATGGGGGCGAATATAGGTACAACCATAACGGCCCAATTAATAGCTTTTAAGCTTACAGACTACGCACCCTTGGCTGTTGCAATTGGTGTGGCTATGTGGATAGGTGCAAGGAACAAAAAAGCAAAAAATATGTCAGAAATACTTATTGGATTTGGTATTCTTTTTATCGGTATGGATATGATGGGAGATGGACTTAAACCCCTCGCGAATCTGCCTGCTTTTACCAACATAATGTCAAGCTTGAATAATCCAATACTGGGCATGCTTGTTGGCTTAGGACTTACTACTATAGTTCAGTCAAGCTCAGCCTCAATTGGACTGTTACAGGCGTTGGCAGGTGAAGGCCTTATTTCGATGCATATAGCTTTTCCCATCCTTTTTGGAGAGAACATAGGTACAACTACTACAGCCATGATTTCAAGCATCGGTGCCAACAAAACCGCTAAGCGAGCTGCAATTATTCACTTTTTATTCAATCTTATTGGTACGATAATATTCATGACTTTTCTTAGGTACCCTATAGCGTGGCTGGTAACATATCTGTCTCCGGATGACGTTCAAAGGCAGATAGCAAATGCCCACACTTCCTTCAACATCATAAACGGAATAATTCAGTATCCATTTGCCATGTTTTTAGTAAGAGCAGCAGAAAAGTTGGTTCCTGGGAAGGACGAGGCCGATATCACTGAGTCCAGGTACCTGGACAGGCGTATTATAGAGACTCCGTCCATAGCTTTAGGGCAAGCAATGCGAGAGGCGAATAGGATGGGGAACCTTGTTTTGGAAAATCTTTCCGCATGTAAGGTGGTTATGCTCGAGGATAAAATTGATGGAGTAGACGCTATACTTGCAAGGGAAAAATCGATCAACAAGATACAACGTGAAATCACTGATTATCTGGTCCAACTATCCAATGCACCATTGTCCGATGAGCAGCATGCTGATGTAAATGCGTTGCTTTACGTAATAGGTGACATCGAGAGAGTTGGAGACCACATCGAGAATATTACAGAATTAGCTCAGTACAAGTATGATAACAACCTGTACTTCACTCCACAGGCAGTTGAGGAGCTGAGTGAGATGTTCGATGTTTGCGATAACGCATTCAGGACCTCGATAGAGGCATATAGAATCACAGATGAGGCTATGGCCAGACAGGTCCTTGTACTTGAGGATGAGGTTGATATGCTTGAAAAGCAAAACAGATCAAACCATATCGACAGGTTAAACAAGATGCTTTGCAGCACAGGCTCAGGGATCGTATTTCTGGATGCCATAAGCAATCTGGAGAGGGTCTCAGACCATGCAAGCAATATCGCAATGTACGTATTGGACAAATTTAAGGATTAA
- the trxA gene encoding thioredoxin TrxA, with the protein MIELNKENFESEVLNAEGTVLVDFWSPSCEPCKALMPHVHEYEEVYGDKIKFTSLDITVARRVAIGQKVLGLPVIAIYKNGERVDAVVGDEATTKSVEELIKKYC; encoded by the coding sequence ATGATTGAATTGAACAAAGAGAATTTTGAATCTGAGGTCCTAAACGCAGAAGGTACAGTACTGGTTGATTTCTGGAGCCCTTCCTGTGAACCATGCAAGGCTCTTATGCCTCATGTACATGAATATGAAGAGGTTTATGGAGACAAGATCAAGTTTACATCACTTGATATCACAGTTGCGAGAAGAGTAGCTATAGGACAGAAGGTTCTTGGACTTCCTGTAATTGCTATATATAAAAATGGTGAAAGAGTAGATGCTGTTGTTGGAGATGAAGCTACTACTAAGTCAGTAGAGGAATTGATCAAGAAGTATTGCTAA
- the grdC gene encoding glycine/sarcosine/betaine reductase complex component C subunit beta encodes MSYSVVKGTSYILVHAPDMVLHNGTTQTTEKHLNPNSEYLKNLPNSLRSYEEAVNYLPNQVYIGNNTPEDLRSNPQPWVGLDVPGASRNGKYGEILPQDEFIGLIKIVDAFDLVKLTTDFTAKVKKQLGDHPLISDELISRMKAGDELADIEKLIAEQGAEPIYLDNQLIGCVKRAHDVDVNLNAHVIFENLVSKASGVLAALHLVKNTGIDPAEIEYVLECSEEACGDMNQRGGGNFAKAIAEVAGLVNASGSDVRGFCAAPTHAMISAASLVKAGTFKNVLIVSGGSTAKLGMNGKDHVKKGLPVLEDVIGGFAVLISENDGVSPVLRTDLVGRHTVGTGSSPQAVITSLVTEPLDRGNLKITDIDKYSVEMQNPDVTKPAGAGDVPNANYKMIAALGVKRGELDRNDINDFIIKHGMEGWAPTQGHIPSGVPYVGFAKEELEKGNIKRVMIVGKGSLFLGRMTNLFDGVSIVMEKNQGIVEESKGVSQDEVRSLVAEAMRDFASHLLQG; translated from the coding sequence TTGAGTTATTCAGTAGTAAAAGGAACAAGCTATATTCTGGTGCATGCTCCTGACATGGTACTCCATAACGGTACCACTCAGACAACAGAGAAGCACCTTAATCCAAATTCAGAGTATCTTAAGAATCTTCCCAACAGTCTCAGGAGCTATGAGGAGGCTGTAAACTATCTGCCAAATCAAGTATATATAGGGAACAATACACCTGAGGATCTAAGATCAAATCCACAGCCGTGGGTAGGACTGGATGTCCCGGGAGCATCCAGGAACGGTAAGTATGGAGAAATATTGCCCCAGGACGAATTTATCGGTCTTATTAAAATAGTCGATGCTTTCGATCTCGTCAAGCTAACCACTGACTTCACCGCTAAGGTCAAAAAGCAGCTTGGTGACCATCCACTCATTAGCGATGAGCTGATTTCAAGAATGAAGGCTGGAGACGAGCTTGCTGATATCGAGAAGCTAATTGCAGAACAGGGAGCAGAGCCTATTTACCTGGATAATCAGCTAATAGGTTGTGTTAAACGAGCCCATGATGTCGACGTGAATCTAAATGCACATGTTATCTTTGAGAATCTTGTGTCCAAGGCTTCAGGAGTTCTTGCAGCTCTTCACCTCGTAAAGAACACAGGAATAGATCCTGCTGAGATAGAATATGTACTGGAATGCTCAGAGGAAGCATGTGGTGATATGAATCAGCGTGGAGGAGGAAATTTCGCAAAGGCCATAGCTGAGGTTGCAGGTTTGGTAAATGCTTCAGGATCAGACGTAAGAGGCTTCTGTGCAGCACCAACTCACGCAATGATATCGGCAGCGTCATTAGTTAAAGCAGGAACCTTCAAGAACGTTCTTATAGTATCTGGTGGCTCAACAGCTAAGTTGGGTATGAACGGGAAAGACCATGTCAAGAAAGGTCTGCCTGTTCTCGAGGATGTAATCGGGGGCTTTGCAGTTCTTATCAGTGAAAACGATGGTGTCAGCCCGGTTTTGAGAACAGATCTGGTTGGAAGACATACAGTTGGAACAGGATCATCACCGCAGGCAGTCATCACTTCTCTCGTAACTGAACCACTGGACAGAGGGAATCTCAAGATAACTGATATCGATAAGTACTCAGTTGAAATGCAGAATCCGGATGTAACAAAACCGGCTGGAGCAGGCGATGTTCCAAATGCAAACTATAAAATGATCGCTGCTTTGGGAGTAAAGAGGGGCGAGCTGGACAGAAATGATATCAATGACTTTATAATCAAGCACGGCATGGAAGGCTGGGCTCCAACTCAAGGTCATATACCTTCAGGGGTTCCCTATGTAGGGTTTGCTAAGGAAGAACTTGAAAAGGGCAACATCAAAAGAGTTATGATAGTTGGTAAGGGAAGTCTTTTCCTGGGCAGAATGACAAATCTGTTCGACGGTGTTTCAATAGTAATGGAGAAAAACCAAGGAATCGTGGAGGAAAGCAAGGGTGTATCCCAGGATGAGGTAAGAAGCCTTGTGGCAGAAGCCATGAGAGATTTTGCTTCACACCTTCTGCAAGGATAG
- a CDS encoding Cof-type HAD-IIB family hydrolase: MSIKLIAIDMDGTLLNRQNLLTRRTREAIEMAKNKEIEIVIATGRVLKSAVHYSKELGLESYIAASNGAVVVDKDLNKVIDRPISRRDIERVMKAGHEMGIYFHFYNEDTFFTRTYVKEIVDYYTPTTEKLKGQSIDIRLYNSPEDIVNNEQLKIYKFLFIDKDQDKLIQLRKNLESLESVELSKSWRDNLEVMDRGVSKGSAVKLLCERLGITADEVMAIGDNENDLSMIKFAGVGVAMGNAEDIVKEQADFITSSNEEDGVALAIEKYVF, from the coding sequence ATGAGCATAAAACTAATTGCAATCGATATGGATGGAACACTGTTAAATAGACAGAACCTGCTTACAAGAAGAACGAGAGAAGCAATCGAGATGGCTAAAAACAAGGAGATAGAGATTGTAATCGCAACCGGCAGAGTACTTAAGTCAGCTGTTCACTACTCGAAGGAGCTGGGTCTTGAAAGCTATATAGCAGCCAGCAATGGAGCTGTTGTGGTTGACAAGGACCTTAATAAGGTCATAGACCGCCCAATTTCCAGGAGAGATATAGAGAGAGTAATGAAAGCAGGACATGAGATGGGCATATATTTTCATTTTTACAACGAGGATACCTTCTTCACCAGGACTTATGTTAAGGAAATCGTCGATTATTACACGCCTACAACTGAAAAGCTTAAGGGTCAGTCAATAGACATAAGGCTTTATAATTCCCCTGAGGATATTGTAAACAATGAACAGCTTAAAATTTATAAGTTCCTTTTTATTGACAAGGATCAGGACAAGCTGATACAGCTCAGGAAAAACCTGGAGAGTCTGGAATCAGTGGAGCTTTCGAAGAGCTGGAGAGACAATCTGGAGGTAATGGACAGAGGAGTATCAAAGGGGTCGGCAGTAAAGCTCCTATGTGAACGACTTGGCATAACTGCTGATGAGGTAATGGCAATCGGCGACAATGAAAATGACCTTTCCATGATTAAATTTGCTGGAGTAGGAGTTGCTATGGGAAATGCAGAAGATATAGTCAAAGAGCAGGCAGATTTCATTACAAGCAGCAACGAAGAAGATGGTGTAGCTCTTGCAATAGAAAAATATGTATTTTGA
- the trxB gene encoding thioredoxin-disulfide reductase yields the protein MVYDVVIIGAGPAGLSAGLYAARARLKTLIVEKEAAGGQIATTDEVANYPGSIEHATGPSLVARMVQQAEEFGAEKVSDTVVSVDLEGDIKTVKCEKNEYKTKTIIIATGAVPKHIGCPGEKELTGRGISYCATCDGAFFEDLEVFVVGGGDSAVEEAMYLTKFARKVTIVHRRDALRAAKSIQEKAFKNEKIAFMWDSVITEVKGDGILQSMVVKNVKTGEETEYFADEDDGTFGIFVFVGYDPATKLFEGMVDMENGYIKTDDNMKTNIPGVFAAGDNRVKPLRQVVTATADGAIAATQAEKYIEEHF from the coding sequence ATGGTTTACGATGTAGTTATTATCGGAGCCGGACCAGCAGGACTCTCTGCAGGACTTTATGCTGCAAGAGCAAGACTTAAGACTCTTATCGTTGAGAAGGAAGCTGCAGGCGGCCAGATCGCAACCACTGATGAGGTTGCAAACTATCCTGGTTCGATCGAACACGCAACAGGACCAAGCTTGGTTGCCAGAATGGTGCAGCAGGCAGAAGAGTTCGGAGCAGAAAAGGTCTCTGACACAGTAGTATCAGTTGATCTTGAGGGTGACATTAAGACGGTAAAATGTGAGAAAAATGAGTACAAAACTAAGACCATAATCATTGCGACCGGTGCTGTTCCAAAACACATAGGCTGCCCGGGAGAAAAAGAATTGACAGGAAGAGGCATTTCCTACTGTGCAACCTGCGACGGAGCTTTCTTTGAGGACCTTGAGGTTTTCGTGGTAGGCGGTGGGGACTCAGCCGTTGAGGAAGCAATGTATCTGACTAAGTTTGCAAGGAAAGTTACCATTGTTCACAGAAGAGATGCGCTAAGAGCCGCGAAATCCATACAAGAAAAAGCCTTCAAGAATGAGAAGATAGCTTTCATGTGGGATTCAGTTATAACTGAGGTAAAGGGTGATGGGATACTTCAGTCAATGGTAGTGAAGAATGTCAAGACTGGCGAAGAAACTGAGTATTTTGCCGATGAGGATGACGGTACCTTTGGTATATTTGTTTTTGTGGGTTATGATCCTGCCACGAAGCTTTTTGAGGGTATGGTTGATATGGAGAATGGGTACATAAAGACCGATGACAATATGAAGACAAATATTCCAGGAGTATTTGCAGCGGGAGACAACAGGGTCAAGCCGCTCAGACAAGTGGTTACTGCTACAGCTGATGGTGCCATAGCGGCGACTCAGGCTGAGAAGTATATAGAAGAACACTTTTAA
- a CDS encoding heme ABC transporter ATP-binding protein — MTVLEANRIVYSYSRKPVVNDVSLEVKKGEFLSIIGPNGSGKSTLLKTLSHIYVPDSGEITLMGKSLDTYNRKEIAQRISMVPQDTSLDFEFTVEEVVLMGRHPFLGRFAREDSKDMDLAYEAMERTNTLHIKDRLITEISGGERQRVFIAKSLAQNTSVMLLDEPTSHLDINHQIEILDLLKRLNSEKELAIVLVIHDINLASRYSDRILLMKEGEIIAQGSPEAVITPENIENTYGMRVVVETSRYTGNVTVTPIEIKRRLRGSEKRRIHIIGGGGTSLELMNILNQEGHDLSLGVINVGDTDWQHAKALRLTLIEEKPFSAISEKASKKAFEQIMNSHAVVISPTPMGSGNLLNLKLARTALDNGIKVIRLFSTDEEFDFTGGEANKILEEMRLKGLVEVIDAEALITEIRKI, encoded by the coding sequence ATGACTGTTTTGGAAGCGAATAGGATAGTATATTCATATTCAAGAAAGCCAGTGGTAAACGATGTGAGTCTCGAGGTCAAGAAGGGTGAGTTTCTGAGCATAATTGGTCCAAATGGCTCAGGTAAATCAACATTGCTCAAAACCTTGAGCCATATTTACGTACCTGACAGCGGAGAAATAACCCTCATGGGAAAATCTTTGGATACCTATAACCGTAAGGAGATCGCGCAGAGGATATCCATGGTTCCGCAGGACACATCCCTTGATTTTGAGTTTACTGTTGAAGAGGTAGTGTTGATGGGGCGCCACCCTTTCCTTGGAAGGTTTGCAAGGGAAGATTCCAAGGATATGGATCTTGCCTATGAGGCTATGGAAAGAACAAATACATTGCATATCAAGGACAGACTTATAACCGAGATCTCAGGAGGCGAGAGACAGAGGGTTTTTATTGCGAAGTCGCTTGCACAAAACACCTCGGTCATGCTTCTTGACGAACCCACTTCACATTTGGATATAAATCATCAAATAGAAATACTTGACCTTTTAAAGAGACTGAACTCAGAAAAGGAACTGGCAATAGTACTGGTAATTCATGACATTAATCTTGCATCCAGATATTCGGACAGGATATTACTTATGAAGGAAGGAGAAATAATTGCTCAGGGGAGTCCTGAAGCTGTTATAACTCCTGAAAATATCGAAAACACCTATGGGATGCGGGTAGTAGTAGAAACTAGCAGATACACAGGGAATGTCACAGTAACGCCAATTGAGATCAAAAGAAGATTAAGGGGTTCGGAGAAGAGAAGGATACATATAATTGGAGGAGGGGGCACAAGTCTTGAACTGATGAACATCCTGAATCAGGAGGGACATGATTTGAGCCTCGGCGTTATCAACGTTGGAGATACAGATTGGCAGCACGCCAAAGCACTTAGATTGACTTTAATTGAGGAAAAGCCCTTCTCAGCGATATCTGAAAAGGCGTCAAAAAAAGCCTTTGAACAGATAATGAACTCTCATGCAGTAGTCATATCACCTACTCCGATGGGTAGTGGGAATCTTTTGAATCTTAAACTTGCAAGAACAGCTCTTGATAATGGAATTAAGGTAATCAGGCTATTCTCGACTGATGAGGAGTTTGATTTTACAGGCGGAGAGGCAAATAAGATCCTTGAAGAAATGAGACTGAAGGGACTTGTTGAGGTTATTGACGCTGAGGCGTTAATAACTGAGATACGTAAAATATAG
- a CDS encoding tRNA (cytidine(34)-2'-O)-methyltransferase, translating into MALNIVLVEPEIPHNTGSIARTCALTGTRLHLVRPLGFSVSDKYLKRSGLDYWHLVEISYYDSFNEILDKYTGSKFYYATTKANRLYSEFTYEDGSFFVFGKETKGLPPDLIARNLDTAIKIPMRENIARSLNLSNSANIIIFEALRQLGFPGLA; encoded by the coding sequence ATGGCTCTTAATATAGTATTGGTAGAACCTGAGATCCCTCACAATACCGGAAGCATTGCCAGGACATGTGCTCTGACCGGTACCAGGCTTCATCTGGTAAGACCTCTTGGTTTTTCTGTAAGCGACAAATACCTGAAAAGGTCCGGGCTTGATTATTGGCATCTCGTAGAAATAAGCTACTATGACAGTTTCAACGAAATACTCGACAAATACACAGGATCAAAGTTCTATTATGCAACTACAAAGGCTAACAGGTTATATTCAGAATTTACTTACGAGGATGGGAGCTTCTTTGTATTTGGCAAGGAGACAAAGGGACTGCCTCCAGATCTGATTGCAAGGAATCTTGACACAGCCATAAAGATACCTATGAGAGAAAATATTGCAAGATCCCTGAATTTGTCAAACTCAGCCAATATAATTATCTTTGAAGCTTTAAGGCAGCTTGGATTCCCTGGACTGGCCTGA
- a CDS encoding glycine/sarcosine/betaine reductase component B subunit: protein MRLELGQVLIKDVKFGESTVLENGVLTIKKEELINLIMEDEHIASVSVDIAKPGESVRITPVKDVVEPRVKVEGPGGVFPGILSKVDVVGSGKTNVLKGCAVMTTGKIVGFQEGIVDMTGPGAEYTPFSKTINVVMNCEPVEGLKQHDHEKAVRFAGFKAAAYLAETAKKVAPDLVEVFEVDAFVDGMKKYPDLPRIGYVQMLQTQGLLHDTYVYGVDAKQIVPTIMYPTEIMDGAIVSGNCVSACDKNTTYHHQNNPVVHDMLKVHGKEINFAGVIITNENVYLADKERSSNWTAKLAEFLNLDGVIISQEGFGNPDTDLIMNCKKIEAKNIKTVIITDEYAGRDGASQSLADADKAADAVVTGGNANEVIVLPKMDKVIGTLAYTDIIAGGFDGSLAPDGTITVEIQAITGATNEIGFNKMSARGF, encoded by the coding sequence ATGCGTCTTGAATTAGGCCAAGTACTAATTAAGGATGTAAAATTCGGTGAATCGACAGTACTGGAGAACGGAGTGCTTACCATAAAGAAGGAAGAGTTAATCAACTTGATTATGGAGGATGAGCACATTGCTTCGGTCAGCGTCGACATCGCAAAGCCAGGTGAAAGTGTAAGGATCACACCTGTAAAGGACGTTGTTGAACCAAGGGTCAAGGTGGAAGGACCCGGTGGAGTATTCCCAGGAATACTATCAAAAGTGGATGTCGTCGGTTCAGGTAAAACTAATGTACTTAAGGGCTGTGCAGTAATGACTACAGGCAAGATCGTTGGATTCCAGGAGGGTATAGTCGACATGACAGGTCCTGGAGCAGAATACACGCCGTTTTCCAAAACGATCAACGTAGTGATGAATTGTGAGCCTGTTGAAGGTCTGAAGCAGCATGATCATGAAAAGGCGGTCAGATTTGCAGGATTTAAAGCGGCAGCTTACCTTGCTGAGACAGCAAAAAAGGTCGCGCCGGATTTAGTAGAGGTTTTCGAAGTGGATGCGTTCGTCGACGGTATGAAAAAATATCCTGACCTTCCAAGGATCGGATATGTCCAAATGCTGCAGACTCAAGGATTGCTACATGACACCTATGTATATGGAGTGGATGCAAAGCAGATAGTTCCAACAATAATGTACCCAACAGAGATAATGGACGGCGCTATAGTAAGTGGTAACTGCGTATCAGCTTGTGATAAGAATACAACCTACCATCACCAGAACAATCCGGTCGTTCACGATATGTTGAAGGTTCATGGCAAAGAGATTAACTTTGCAGGAGTAATAATCACCAACGAAAACGTGTACCTTGCCGATAAGGAAAGATCATCAAACTGGACAGCTAAGCTGGCTGAGTTCCTTAACCTTGACGGAGTAATAATCTCTCAGGAGGGCTTTGGAAATCCAGATACGGACCTTATTATGAACTGTAAGAAAATAGAAGCCAAGAACATCAAAACTGTAATTATAACTGACGAGTATGCTGGCAGAGACGGTGCAAGCCAGTCACTGGCAGATGCTGACAAAGCAGCGGATGCAGTAGTTACAGGCGGAAATGCAAATGAGGTAATCGTACTTCCAAAGATGGACAAGGTAATTGGTACGCTTGCATACACTGATATCATAGCAGGTGGCTTTGATGGAAGCCTTGCACCAGATGGTACAATAACTGTTGAGATCCAGGCAATAACAGGAGCTACGAATGAAATAGGCTTCAATAAGATGTCTGCAAGAGGATTCTAA